A single genomic interval of Paenibacillus macerans harbors:
- a CDS encoding radical SAM/SPASM domain-containing protein, with translation MECTLNLADGCNLQCTYCYEGNEKRNSVLSEEVMREAIDFMVENNPKEEKIHLSLLGGEPLLNKKVLLRLFDYIDDKYREIKQRFEFEMTTNGILLDDRIMEIVRNNNFKLYVSIDGDRETHNLNRSSGNKRNYYDTILRNLQKLIEQKVQFGVRMTVTCNNVHIFHQNVLYFYEMGVKRVHAAYDDFGAWTRETLNLLDEQMELLDEYYLNSVANTQDRLFNLHDLKLTTFFASRKPLFCSAGSIGHFTVNSSGDIFPCGYVLNDMKWNIGNFQEGIDRTKLISCIKASVKPSNKCNDCDIAFTCSGRKCGFQNYRLTGSLNIPSDITCKLERILYKHNYQVIKKMYERKIPRLMRYFEIAEANQIKIGKTMESIIREAAAAKS, from the coding sequence ATGGAGTGCACCTTAAACCTGGCGGATGGTTGCAATCTTCAATGTACTTATTGTTATGAAGGCAATGAAAAACGGAACTCGGTCTTAAGCGAAGAAGTGATGCGGGAAGCTATCGATTTTATGGTGGAAAATAACCCGAAAGAAGAAAAAATTCATCTTAGTTTGCTAGGTGGAGAACCATTATTAAACAAAAAGGTGCTCCTCCGTCTTTTTGATTATATAGATGATAAATACCGCGAAATAAAACAAAGGTTTGAGTTCGAGATGACCACCAATGGGATATTGCTCGATGACAGGATCATGGAAATCGTGAGAAATAATAACTTCAAACTTTATGTCAGCATCGATGGGGACCGTGAGACGCATAATTTAAACAGATCAAGCGGCAATAAGAGGAATTACTACGACACGATTCTGCGCAATCTACAAAAGTTAATTGAGCAAAAAGTCCAGTTTGGCGTTCGGATGACGGTGACTTGCAATAATGTACACATATTTCATCAAAATGTACTTTATTTTTACGAGATGGGCGTGAAAAGAGTTCACGCCGCTTACGATGATTTCGGAGCGTGGACACGAGAAACCCTGAACCTGCTGGATGAACAGATGGAGCTTCTGGACGAGTACTATTTAAATTCGGTGGCAAACACTCAAGATCGCCTCTTTAATTTGCATGATCTCAAGTTAACAACGTTTTTTGCCAGCAGGAAGCCGCTGTTTTGTTCGGCCGGTTCAATCGGGCACTTTACGGTAAATAGCAGCGGGGATATCTTTCCCTGCGGGTATGTACTGAACGATATGAAATGGAACATCGGAAATTTTCAGGAGGGTATTGACCGAACGAAACTAATAAGTTGTATCAAAGCGTCTGTGAAACCTTCGAACAAATGCAATGATTGCGATATCGCCTTTACGTGCAGTGGGCGAAAGTGCGGATTTCAAAATTACCGGCTGACGGGTTCTTTAAATATACCTTCGGACATTACGTGCAAACTGGAACGGATATTGTATAAACATAATTACCAAGTGATTAAAAAGATGTATGAGCGGAAAATCCCCAGATTAATGAGATATTTTGAGATTGCCGAGGCCAATCAAATTAAAATCGGAAAGACGATGGAATCCATCATCCGTGAAGCGGCGGCTGCCAAATCATAA
- a CDS encoding radical SAM/SPASM domain-containing protein yields the protein MYSISLEVNQKCNLRCKYCYLGDKAGSVMSLKTAKQSVDLAFDQAVIHRDKKIWFDFIGGEALIDFPLLNQILQYIQDKNKDKQYHVKLSMTSNATLLNSEIIDWLAENNFDLKVSIDGKKDVHDLNRVTIHNRGSFDAILKNWKHVREYERKAGKYIQATNVITRNNYMHYGETVKFLVEELGIKIVDTAIDLSVDWKKDELTVICDEINKVFSFYEQCAAERKAFGWSFINEVFSSVEKKRKFYSCGAGIISLYVRTDGTFYPCHAYMVEEESLGNADQGLNRNKIEYLKNLNSIDNENCNRCEIYEVCGAKGCIMQSLETNGDVNLPDPTLCYMQKFKSSFYYKNIDRLKKIAEGSRAYEYEL from the coding sequence ATGTATTCAATATCGCTGGAAGTTAATCAGAAATGCAATCTGAGGTGTAAATACTGCTATTTAGGGGATAAAGCAGGCTCCGTCATGTCATTGAAAACGGCTAAACAAAGCGTAGATTTGGCATTTGATCAAGCGGTGATTCATAGGGACAAAAAAATCTGGTTTGATTTTATCGGCGGGGAAGCGCTGATCGATTTTCCTTTGCTGAACCAAATACTGCAGTATATCCAGGATAAAAATAAGGACAAGCAGTACCATGTTAAATTGTCGATGACCTCGAATGCTACGCTCCTGAATTCGGAAATTATCGATTGGTTGGCGGAAAACAACTTTGATTTAAAAGTAAGCATTGACGGAAAAAAGGACGTCCACGATCTGAATCGGGTTACCATCCATAACAGGGGTTCATTTGATGCTATTTTGAAAAACTGGAAACATGTACGTGAATATGAACGGAAAGCGGGAAAATACATCCAGGCGACCAATGTTATTACGAGAAACAATTACATGCATTACGGGGAAACCGTGAAGTTTCTGGTTGAAGAATTAGGCATCAAAATCGTTGACACGGCTATTGATTTGTCCGTCGACTGGAAAAAAGATGAGCTGACGGTCATTTGCGATGAAATAAATAAGGTATTTTCCTTTTATGAACAATGTGCCGCTGAAAGAAAAGCTTTTGGATGGAGCTTTATTAATGAAGTTTTCAGTTCCGTGGAGAAAAAGAGGAAATTTTACAGCTGCGGCGCCGGGATCATTAGCCTTTATGTCCGGACGGACGGAACCTTTTACCCGTGTCACGCCTACATGGTAGAAGAGGAAAGCCTGGGAAACGCCGATCAAGGATTAAACCGGAATAAAATTGAATACTTAAAAAATTTGAATTCTATCGATAATGAAAACTGCAATAGGTGTGAAATTTACGAAGTGTGCGGGGCAAAGGGCTGTATTATGCAAAGTTTGGAAACGAATGGCGACGTGAATTTGCCGGATCCAACGCTCTGTTATATGCAGAAGTTTAAAAGTTCTTTCTATTATAAAAATATAGACCGATTAAAAAAAATCGCCGAAGGAAGTCGTGCCTATGAATACGAACTTTAG